One genomic region from Thermoleptolyngbya sichuanensis A183 encodes:
- the rbsK gene encoding ribokinase, whose amino-acid sequence MSVIVFGSLNMDLVARTPRLPKPGETLTGHRFETVPGGKGANQAVAVARLGVPTAMVGRVGGDGFGQDLLRGLQESGVTCDRILIDSSTHSGIAMIAVDDASENTIILIPGANGRVDETDVARLTEILPQAKVLLLQLEIPLPMVVAAARAAKSAGVTVLFDPAPARTDLPDELFPLIDLITPNQVETGQLVGFPVTDLESAQKAAAVLHERGVGTVISKLGKAGAVCMAADETFEIPSFPVQAVDTVAAGDCFNGGLAAGLAAGLTLRQATTQAAAAAAISVTRPGAQPSLPTREELRAFLQARSVSLPGF is encoded by the coding sequence ATGTCCGTCATCGTCTTTGGCAGCCTCAATATGGATCTCGTCGCCCGCACGCCGCGTCTGCCCAAACCGGGTGAAACGCTGACGGGGCATAGGTTTGAAACCGTGCCGGGGGGCAAGGGCGCAAATCAGGCGGTGGCGGTGGCGCGGCTGGGTGTGCCAACGGCGATGGTGGGGCGCGTGGGCGGCGACGGTTTTGGACAGGACTTGCTGCGGGGGTTGCAAGAGAGCGGCGTGACGTGCGATCGCATCTTGATTGACTCCAGCACTCACTCTGGCATCGCCATGATCGCTGTTGATGATGCTAGCGAGAACACCATCATTCTGATTCCTGGCGCAAATGGTCGCGTCGATGAAACGGACGTGGCGCGGCTGACGGAGATTTTGCCCCAGGCGAAGGTGCTGCTGCTGCAACTGGAAATTCCCCTGCCGATGGTGGTTGCCGCAGCCAGGGCCGCTAAATCTGCTGGGGTGACGGTGCTATTCGACCCCGCCCCCGCCCGCACGGATCTGCCTGACGAGCTATTTCCGCTGATCGACCTGATTACGCCCAACCAGGTGGAAACGGGCCAGCTTGTGGGGTTCCCGGTGACCGACCTAGAGTCGGCTCAAAAAGCGGCGGCCGTGCTGCACGAGCGGGGGGTGGGCACGGTTATTAGCAAGCTGGGCAAAGCCGGAGCAGTCTGCATGGCGGCGGACGAAACCTTTGAAATTCCCAGCTTTCCGGTGCAGGCTGTGGATACGGTGGCCGCAGGCGACTGCTTTAACGGCGGGCTGGCGGCCGGGCTGGCGGCTGGCCTAACGCTCCGACAGGCGACGACTCAGGCGGCGGCGGCGGCGGCGATCTCGGTGACGCGACCCGGCGCACAGCCCTCCCTGCCCACCCGCGAAGAGTTACGCGCCTTTTTGCAGGCGCGATCGGTCTCGCTGCCCGGTTTCTGA
- the guaD gene encoding guanine deaminase, with amino-acid sequence MTTAYATPSSDATLHAIRGAFLDFLDDPYYVPEPESVRYIHDGLMVLENGCIKALGDYATVRAEYPHVPVTHQRDRLLVPGFIDTHVHYPQTEMIGAYGEQLLEWLNKYTFPTEAKFKDKNYARQMAAFFLEELVKNGTTTALVLAAVFPESVDAFFEEAQQRNLRMVAGKVMMDRHAPEYLTDTAESAYTDSRALIERWHKCDRLLYAITPRFAITSTPEQLRAAGKLLEEFPDVYLHTHLSENLKEVAFTLELFPECTDYLNVYESFGLVRDRSIFAHGIQLSDSEFERLSRSGATIAFCPTSNLFLGSGLFNLKKAKSPEAPVQVGLATDVGGGTSLSMLRTASEAYKVTQLRGDRLSAFQTFYMMTLGGARSLLLDDKIGNFQVGKEADLVALDLQSTPLLAKRNPVAVPADFQEMADSVFATMILADERAIAATYIAGQLAYERDAKP; translated from the coding sequence ATGACCACTGCCTACGCCACGCCTTCTAGCGATGCGACGCTTCATGCCATTCGGGGCGCGTTTCTGGATTTTCTGGATGATCCATATTACGTGCCGGAGCCAGAAAGCGTCCGCTACATCCACGATGGGCTGATGGTCTTGGAGAACGGCTGCATCAAGGCGCTGGGCGACTATGCCACGGTGCGGGCGGAGTATCCCCATGTGCCCGTGACCCATCAGCGCGATCGCCTCTTGGTTCCAGGATTCATCGATACCCATGTGCATTACCCCCAGACGGAGATGATCGGGGCCTACGGCGAGCAACTGCTGGAGTGGCTGAACAAATACACGTTTCCAACGGAGGCAAAGTTCAAAGACAAGAATTATGCCCGTCAGATGGCGGCCTTTTTCTTAGAGGAACTGGTAAAAAACGGCACGACGACGGCTCTGGTGCTGGCAGCGGTGTTTCCAGAGTCCGTGGATGCCTTTTTTGAAGAGGCGCAGCAGCGCAACCTGCGGATGGTAGCGGGCAAGGTGATGATGGATCGCCATGCGCCGGAGTATCTGACGGATACAGCCGAGAGCGCATATACAGACAGTCGGGCCCTGATTGAGCGCTGGCACAAGTGCGATCGCCTCCTCTATGCTATTACGCCGCGCTTCGCCATCACCTCTACGCCAGAGCAACTGCGGGCGGCGGGCAAGCTGCTGGAGGAGTTTCCTGATGTCTACCTACACACGCACCTGTCAGAAAATCTTAAAGAAGTAGCGTTTACTCTAGAGCTATTTCCAGAGTGTACCGATTACCTGAATGTGTATGAATCCTTTGGGCTAGTGCGCGATCGCTCGATTTTCGCCCACGGCATCCAGCTCAGCGATTCCGAATTTGAGCGGCTGTCGCGGTCGGGCGCAACGATCGCCTTTTGCCCCACGTCGAACCTGTTTCTGGGCAGCGGACTCTTCAACTTGAAAAAGGCCAAATCGCCCGAAGCGCCTGTGCAGGTGGGGCTGGCGACCGATGTGGGCGGCGGTACGAGCCTCTCGATGCTGCGGACGGCCAGCGAAGCCTATAAAGTGACCCAACTGCGGGGCGATCGCCTGTCTGCGTTCCAGACGTTTTACATGATGACGCTGGGGGGAGCGCGATCGCTGTTGCTAGACGACAAAATCGGCAACTTCCAGGTGGGCAAAGAAGCTGATTTGGTGGCGCTAGATCTGCAATCCACACCGCTCCTGGCGAAGCGAAACCCCGTCGCCGTGCCCGCTGATTTTCAGGAGATGGCGGATTCAGTCTTTGCCACAATGATCCTGGCAGACGAGCGGGCGATCGCCGCGACCTATATTGCCGGACAGCTTGCCTACGAGCGAGATGCAAAACCGTAA
- a CDS encoding DUF3155 domain-containing protein, with amino-acid sequence MARRRKRKSRRRLEGRRILELVPQYSIESGEDKPVTAARKFIQAEGIAPPALLLVKRNEHTTDRYFWAEKGLFGAQYVEENHFLFPSLRLSEDESDELSLASSR; translated from the coding sequence TTGGCAAGGAGACGTAAGCGTAAGAGTCGTCGCCGCCTAGAGGGGCGTAGAATCCTGGAGTTGGTGCCTCAGTACAGTATTGAAAGTGGCGAAGATAAACCCGTCACGGCTGCTAGAAAGTTCATTCAGGCTGAGGGCATTGCGCCACCGGCCTTACTGCTCGTTAAGCGAAACGAACATACTACCGATCGCTATTTCTGGGCAGAAAAGGGGCTTTTTGGGGCACAGTATGTTGAGGAAAACCATTTCCTGTTCCCCAGTTTGCGGCTGTCGGAAGATGAGTCCGATGAGCTTTCACTCGCTTCAAGTCGGTAG
- a CDS encoding sensor histidine kinase, with amino-acid sequence MVYLTDDPAAGGDADLTPVAAYPEEAVDWSQEQILRLLSGGPSSTPLPPQRLLADAERSPASPPNSASTPQQSERPSGTPNPAFQRAAGPAAEPGLYSQKIVLPLVYEGMMMGLLVTACSDCLWGEQEQSQVEHIAQTLAIARLLDQRSQWAEFELHQRQVLQSQQRDQMDDLLHQFRNPLTAVRTFGKLLLRRVQPEDENRTVAEGIVRESDRLQDLLRQFDTVIDLDPASLPEASPVSPSRDAEVHSGRAPLALPSQAAPTPSEPRSVTGQVQLEALNLAAVVAPLVNSAKVIAQERGLTLHTDLPPDLPPVWGDRRALQEVLNNLLDNALKYTPSGGTVRLVGGIERQSERGNRQQAIAILDTGPGIPKADFEHLFERHFRGVQSQGEIPGTGLGLAIARDLMSQMQGEIQVFSPADESGLIEPSTSPGTAFLVWLPIHVASQD; translated from the coding sequence GTGGTGTATTTAACAGATGACCCGGCAGCGGGCGGCGACGCTGATCTAACGCCCGTCGCTGCCTATCCCGAAGAAGCCGTGGATTGGAGCCAGGAACAGATTCTGCGGCTGTTATCGGGCGGGCCGTCTAGCACCCCCTTACCCCCCCAACGGCTGTTGGCGGATGCAGAGCGATCGCCCGCCTCCCCTCCTAACTCTGCCTCAACGCCGCAGCAATCGGAGCGCCCGTCAGGAACACCAAACCCTGCCTTTCAGCGTGCTGCCGGCCCTGCTGCCGAACCAGGGCTATACTCCCAGAAAATTGTCCTGCCGCTCGTCTATGAAGGCATGATGATGGGACTGTTGGTGACGGCGTGTTCGGATTGCCTCTGGGGAGAACAGGAGCAGAGCCAGGTCGAGCATATTGCCCAAACGCTGGCGATCGCCCGCTTGCTCGATCAGCGATCGCAGTGGGCTGAGTTTGAGCTACACCAGCGCCAGGTGTTGCAAAGCCAGCAGCGCGACCAGATGGATGACCTGCTGCACCAGTTTCGCAATCCGCTGACGGCAGTTCGCACCTTTGGCAAACTGCTGCTGCGTCGCGTCCAGCCGGAAGACGAAAACCGCACCGTGGCAGAGGGCATCGTGCGTGAGAGCGATCGCCTGCAAGATCTGCTGCGCCAGTTTGATACTGTCATCGATCTCGACCCTGCTTCTCTGCCCGAAGCCAGTCCCGTATCGCCATCCCGTGATGCAGAGGTTCATTCTGGCAGAGCGCCCCTAGCGTTGCCATCCCAGGCAGCCCCCACTCCGTCAGAACCCCGCTCCGTGACCGGGCAAGTGCAGCTCGAAGCGCTGAATTTGGCGGCAGTGGTCGCGCCGCTGGTCAATTCTGCTAAGGTGATCGCCCAGGAGCGGGGTCTGACGCTGCACACTGACTTGCCGCCCGACTTGCCGCCCGTGTGGGGCGATCGCCGCGCCCTGCAAGAAGTTCTGAATAACCTGCTAGACAATGCGCTGAAATACACGCCATCGGGCGGCACGGTGCGATTGGTTGGCGGCATCGAGCGCCAGTCGGAGAGGGGGAACAGACAGCAGGCGATCGCCATTCTCGACACCGGCCCCGGCATTCCCAAAGCCGACTTTGAGCATCTGTTTGAACGACACTTTCGCGGCGTGCAGTCCCAGGGCGAGATTCCTGGAACGGGGCTAGGATTGGCGATCGCCCGCGATCTCATGTCTCAAATGCAGGGCGAAATCCAGGTCTTTAGCCCAGCCGACGAGAGTGGATTAATCGAACCCAGCACTTCACCCGGCACTGCCTTTTTGGTTTGGCTTCCAATCCACGTCGCCAGCCAGGATTAA
- the aqpZ gene encoding aquaporin Z has translation MSLPVPLTKRLIAEFIGTFWLVLGGCGSAVLAANFPYGDGGNALGLGFLGVSLAFGLTVFTLAYGFGHISGAHFNPAVSFGLWAGKRFSGADLLPYIISQVLGAILAGGVIYLIAQDRPGFGLSGSNPLATNGWGVHSPGGYGFWSALLIEVVLTFVFLLVILGSTDRRAPKGFAPAAIGLALTLIHLISIPVTNTSVNPARSTGVALFAGLSHVSQLWLFWLAPIGGAVLAGWLYYSVFEPSVTTEEYAREREVV, from the coding sequence ATGTCCCTTCCTGTTCCCCTTACAAAGCGGCTAATCGCCGAATTTATCGGCACTTTCTGGCTGGTGCTGGGCGGTTGCGGCAGCGCCGTGCTGGCAGCAAACTTTCCCTATGGTGACGGCGGCAACGCCCTCGGCTTGGGCTTTCTGGGTGTTTCCCTGGCCTTCGGTCTAACGGTGTTCACCCTGGCCTATGGCTTCGGCCACATTTCTGGCGCACACTTCAACCCCGCCGTGTCCTTTGGTCTGTGGGCGGGCAAGCGCTTCTCTGGTGCAGACCTGCTGCCCTACATCATTTCTCAAGTGCTGGGTGCAATTCTAGCTGGCGGCGTGATTTACCTAATCGCCCAAGACCGTCCCGGCTTTGGGCTCTCCGGTTCCAACCCGCTCGCAACGAATGGCTGGGGTGTGCATTCCCCCGGTGGCTATGGCTTCTGGTCGGCTCTATTAATCGAAGTTGTGCTGACCTTTGTGTTCCTGCTGGTCATCCTGGGTTCCACCGATCGCCGCGCCCCCAAAGGCTTTGCCCCCGCTGCCATCGGTCTGGCGCTAACGCTGATTCACCTGATCAGCATCCCCGTCACGAATACCTCGGTCAACCCTGCTCGAAGCACGGGTGTTGCCCTGTTTGCGGGTTTGTCTCACGTTTCCCAACTGTGGCTTTTCTGGCTGGCTCCCATCGGTGGTGCTGTTCTGGCTGGATGGCTCTACTACAGCGTGTTTGAGCCTTCTGTAACAACGGAAGAGTACGCGCGCGAGCGGGAAGTCGTGTAG
- a CDS encoding MFS transporter, with amino-acid sequence MNLLFGSVQSANQFVWIQAIGRLLCQIAYGLISFYIPILFVNHIGLSAASVGFAVGLSAVSEVSGHFIGGTLADLSGGGRKRVLVLAAALGIGVSLMLSVATTLPLLIVASLVLGISLGFYWTASNAAVMDAAPPEERHHAFALMGVSEYVGVGAGVFGGSLLLGVIQDMPQTIFLGCAAIFLAYLLLMQFTMQPGQQPQAKPGAAEQGILVALKDKLLLVFMAANVFFTTYVALVTSTIPLYFTNFVAGADPTPGVSVSSTANLFTWCYIGVGAVLQLPLAQLLTPYPRVRVLMAAMLLWGAGFSLLWATGSFVEGQFIWGVVALCLLSIGSVAYKPFFSAIVSDLAPDTLRGAYMAVSSQCWTIGYFIGPVLGGWAMDQSASVAHVFWLVVGASSLLCVGILWVFEAMNPAIAHSTVTPSALSSKPES; translated from the coding sequence ATGAACCTTCTGTTTGGCTCTGTCCAATCAGCCAACCAATTTGTCTGGATTCAGGCAATTGGTCGGCTGCTCTGCCAGATTGCCTACGGACTAATCAGCTTTTATATCCCAATTCTGTTTGTGAATCACATTGGCCTGTCGGCGGCTTCTGTGGGTTTTGCAGTGGGACTGAGTGCCGTCAGCGAGGTCAGCGGTCACTTCATCGGCGGCACGCTGGCAGATTTGTCTGGCGGGGGACGCAAGCGGGTGCTGGTTTTGGCGGCGGCGCTGGGGATTGGGGTATCGCTGATGCTGAGCGTGGCCACGACCTTGCCGCTGCTGATTGTGGCGAGCTTGGTGCTGGGCATTAGTTTGGGGTTTTATTGGACGGCTTCTAATGCAGCGGTTATGGATGCTGCGCCGCCAGAAGAGCGTCATCACGCCTTTGCGCTGATGGGCGTTTCGGAATATGTCGGCGTGGGGGCTGGGGTGTTTGGCGGCAGCCTTCTGCTGGGCGTGATTCAGGACATGCCGCAGACCATTTTTCTAGGCTGCGCGGCGATTTTCCTAGCTTATCTGCTGCTAATGCAGTTCACCATGCAGCCAGGACAACAGCCCCAGGCAAAACCGGGCGCGGCAGAACAGGGCATTCTGGTTGCGTTAAAAGATAAGCTGCTGCTGGTGTTTATGGCGGCGAATGTGTTTTTTACAACCTATGTGGCGCTGGTTACCAGCACTATTCCGCTCTACTTCACGAATTTTGTGGCAGGGGCTGACCCTACACCAGGGGTGTCGGTGTCGAGTACGGCCAATCTATTTACCTGGTGCTATATCGGCGTGGGGGCGGTGTTGCAACTGCCGCTGGCGCAACTGCTCACGCCCTATCCCAGGGTGCGGGTGCTGATGGCGGCGATGCTGCTGTGGGGGGCGGGGTTTTCGCTGCTGTGGGCGACGGGTTCCTTTGTGGAGGGTCAGTTTATCTGGGGAGTGGTGGCGCTGTGTCTATTGTCGATTGGCTCAGTGGCTTACAAGCCGTTCTTTTCAGCGATTGTGTCTGATCTGGCTCCCGATACGCTACGAGGGGCGTATATGGCCGTTAGCTCTCAGTGCTGGACGATTGGGTATTTTATTGGGCCGGTGCTGGGCGGCTGGGCAATGGATCAATCAGCATCGGTGGCTCATGTGTTTTGGCTCGTTGTGGGGGCGAGTTCGCTGCTGTGTGTGGGAATTTTGTGGGTTTTTGAGGCAATGAATCCGGCGATCGCCCATTCCACAGTCACCCCCTCAGCGCTCTCGTCCAAGCCCGAATCCTAA
- a CDS encoding antibiotic biosynthesis monooxygenase codes for MQGVLFDLIRRLWGGGWVRGVLAIGLVLWFGFGGAIAAYADKAPQVLLFDTEPEAVSVLSVYETTPDTQINAVSTVLKSSKAFFKGAEGFKGLSVLQSEDGSRVVALTQWTDAASYEAFMSQPVEDYTKYQKEYQKESSKGGQPPIAVTPAKTEVFELADMQIPSGMVPVIRGQGALVQLGEVSVADTEDLPEVLSEVEQALPAVTKMYPAPRSVMLLKSVDNSEALLMAYWGYAEEFQDLTQVPAVDALSGLGTVEAEDGEAGAIALHAPPTVDQHLYKVVNVIAPKPPKQYSKKSY; via the coding sequence ATGCAAGGTGTTTTGTTCGATCTAATCCGTCGATTGTGGGGAGGGGGTTGGGTTCGGGGTGTATTGGCGATAGGGCTGGTGCTGTGGTTCGGGTTTGGTGGGGCGATCGCCGCCTATGCCGACAAAGCGCCCCAGGTGCTTCTGTTTGACACAGAGCCAGAGGCGGTTAGCGTCCTGTCGGTTTACGAAACCACACCTGACACCCAGATCAACGCCGTTTCTACCGTACTCAAGTCCAGCAAGGCGTTCTTCAAGGGTGCAGAAGGTTTTAAGGGGCTATCGGTGTTGCAGAGCGAGGACGGTTCTCGCGTGGTTGCCCTGACTCAGTGGACGGATGCCGCTAGCTATGAAGCGTTTATGTCCCAGCCCGTAGAAGACTATACCAAGTACCAGAAGGAGTATCAGAAAGAGTCTTCCAAAGGCGGTCAACCTCCTATTGCGGTAACGCCTGCCAAGACAGAAGTGTTTGAACTCGCGGATATGCAGATTCCCAGCGGCATGGTGCCTGTGATTCGCGGGCAGGGGGCGCTGGTGCAACTGGGCGAGGTCTCCGTAGCAGACACAGAGGATTTGCCAGAGGTGCTGTCTGAGGTAGAGCAAGCGCTGCCAGCCGTCACCAAAATGTATCCTGCCCCGCGATCAGTCATGCTGCTGAAGTCTGTTGATAATTCGGAAGCCTTGCTGATGGCCTATTGGGGCTATGCAGAGGAATTTCAAGACCTGACCCAGGTTCCAGCGGTGGATGCGCTGTCTGGATTAGGAACTGTGGAGGCTGAGGATGGTGAGGCAGGGGCGATCGCCCTTCACGCCCCTCCCACAGTCGATCAACACCTCTATAAAGTCGTGAACGTAATCGCGCCCAAGCCGCCCAAGCAGTACAGCAAGAAGTCCTACTAG
- a CDS encoding uracil-xanthine permease family protein — protein sequence MTQADHDLTLEEASASGEPIIKSELLYGLNDKPPVGESLFVALQHVLASFVGIITPPLIIAGALGLDPVNTSYLVSMSLFASGLCTFIQCRRIGPVGSGLLSLQGTSFAFLGPIIGAGTGAIQGGSTPEQALALVFGVCFFGSAVEIILSRFLHLLSKIITPVVSGTVVMIIGLGLIRTGIVSLAGGAAAQRAADGSFGSWQNLALGGLVMAIVVILTVSGNRFLRMGAIAIGLLVGYIIAAFMGLVNFSALSNLSFFSLPIPFRYGMRFDLGTFLPFILLYVLTAIETVGDLTATSAVSGEPVKGPLYVRRIKGGVLGDGVNSAIAALLNTFPNTTFSQNNGVIQMTGVGSRYVGFFVAGIFAILGLLPIVGGVFQAIPQPVLGGATLIMFGSIAVAGLNIVSSANLDRRSMIIVAVSLALGLGVLYAPEIFDGKPPLFRNLFGSSISTGGLTAILLSWLLPRKDDAEEISQGFVEES from the coding sequence ATGACACAAGCAGATCATGATTTAACGCTGGAGGAAGCCTCCGCATCGGGCGAGCCAATTATCAAATCGGAATTGCTCTATGGACTAAACGACAAGCCTCCGGTTGGGGAGTCCCTATTTGTGGCACTTCAGCATGTGCTGGCATCATTCGTCGGAATCATTACGCCACCGCTGATTATTGCAGGCGCTTTGGGGTTAGATCCCGTCAATACAAGCTACCTCGTGAGCATGTCGCTCTTTGCGTCCGGTCTTTGCACCTTTATTCAGTGCCGCAGAATCGGCCCCGTCGGCTCTGGACTGCTCAGCTTGCAGGGAACGAGTTTTGCCTTCTTGGGCCCCATCATCGGCGCGGGCACAGGCGCAATTCAGGGCGGAAGCACCCCAGAGCAAGCGCTGGCGCTTGTTTTTGGCGTGTGCTTTTTTGGCTCTGCGGTGGAAATTATCCTGAGCCGTTTTCTGCACTTGCTCAGCAAGATCATTACCCCGGTGGTTTCGGGCACAGTAGTGATGATTATTGGTCTAGGGCTGATCCGAACTGGGATTGTGAGCTTGGCGGGTGGTGCTGCGGCCCAGAGAGCAGCGGACGGCAGTTTTGGAAGCTGGCAAAATCTAGCGCTCGGTGGACTGGTGATGGCGATCGTGGTTATTCTCACCGTCTCTGGGAATCGGTTCCTGAGAATGGGGGCGATCGCCATTGGTTTGCTGGTGGGCTACATCATCGCTGCTTTCATGGGTCTGGTCAATTTCAGCGCCCTGAGCAATCTGTCATTCTTCAGCCTGCCCATTCCGTTCCGCTATGGGATGCGCTTTGACCTGGGGACGTTCCTGCCCTTTATTTTGCTGTACGTTTTGACGGCAATTGAAACCGTGGGCGACTTGACTGCGACTTCGGCCGTATCTGGCGAACCCGTGAAGGGGCCGCTCTATGTTCGCCGGATCAAGGGCGGCGTTTTGGGAGATGGGGTCAACTCGGCGATCGCCGCTTTGCTAAACACCTTCCCCAACACCACCTTCAGCCAAAACAACGGCGTGATTCAGATGACAGGTGTGGGCAGCCGCTATGTGGGCTTCTTTGTCGCTGGTATCTTCGCTATCCTGGGTCTGCTGCCCATCGTAGGGGGCGTGTTCCAGGCCATTCCTCAGCCTGTGCTGGGCGGTGCAACGCTGATTATGTTTGGCTCAATCGCCGTTGCAGGCTTGAACATCGTATCTTCTGCAAATCTGGATCGTCGGTCGATGATCATTGTTGCCGTTTCTCTGGCGCTGGGCTTGGGTGTGCTGTATGCCCCAGAGATTTTTGATGGCAAGCCGCCTCTTTTCAGAAATCTCTTTGGTTCCAGCATTTCCACAGGCGGCTTGACGGCAATCCTGCTAAGCTGGTTGCTGCCTCGCAAGGATGATGCAGAGGAAATTTCGCAGGGCTTCGTTGAAGAATCATAG
- a CDS encoding iron uptake porin, producing MFRPLLAALVVAGAFGMDHRAIASPVAPSEAETQPALDTPVAGAAVDSSLPMPDLGRVRLADANLDATLDASLDTALSEPSPVADLESAPATTDLLEVSPELSPEVEPLEAPSTLPPEMDGASSAADLSASEITSEAIAIPVDMLLSGTLPVDVSPAMAQVTSVQQFSDVQPSDWAYEALAYLANSEAEGGLDCLEGYPDGTFRGGRAMTRYEFAAGLASCLDAVVGRLDSLDPEALARIEALQREFAAELAVLRGRVDALEEAVAALEANQFSTTTVLRGNAWMNLTQAFPDGRILTERNPFAPNAFAPPIRDANGRPSRVFRDQPQLTFSYFSLD from the coding sequence GTGTTTAGACCTCTGCTAGCGGCGTTGGTCGTGGCGGGGGCATTTGGAATGGATCACCGGGCGATCGCCAGCCCAGTTGCACCCTCCGAAGCTGAGACGCAGCCCGCTCTGGATACCCCAGTTGCCGGTGCAGCCGTCGATTCCAGCCTGCCTATGCCAGACCTGGGAAGGGTAAGGTTGGCCGACGCAAATTTGGACGCAACTTTGGATGCAAGTTTGGACACAGCTTTGTCTGAGCCGTCTCCAGTCGCCGATCTGGAGTCCGCCCCTGCAACGACTGACCTACTCGAAGTTTCACCAGAGCTATCTCCAGAGGTAGAGCCGCTGGAGGCTCCTTCGACGCTGCCCCCCGAAATGGACGGCGCATCCAGTGCCGCAGACCTGTCGGCCTCAGAGATCACCAGCGAGGCGATCGCCATCCCAGTAGACATGCTACTGAGCGGTACACTGCCAGTGGATGTCAGCCCTGCGATGGCGCAGGTCACCTCAGTTCAGCAGTTTTCCGATGTACAGCCGAGCGACTGGGCCTACGAAGCCCTGGCCTACTTGGCAAACTCTGAGGCAGAAGGTGGACTAGATTGCTTGGAAGGCTACCCTGACGGCACGTTTCGAGGCGGCCGCGCCATGACTCGTTATGAATTTGCTGCGGGTCTGGCCTCTTGCCTGGATGCGGTCGTGGGCCGGCTCGACTCCCTCGACCCAGAAGCCCTGGCACGAATCGAAGCCCTCCAGCGAGAGTTTGCCGCAGAATTGGCTGTGCTGCGGGGTCGGGTAGACGCGCTGGAGGAAGCCGTTGCCGCACTCGAAGCCAACCAGTTTTCAACCACCACCGTTCTGCGCGGCAATGCCTGGATGAACCTGACCCAGGCATTCCCCGATGGCCGCATTTTGACAGAGCGCAACCCCTTCGCGCCCAACGCCTTTGCGCCGCCCATTCGAGATGCCAACGGTCGCCCCAGCCGCGTTTTCCGCGACCAGCCCCAACTCACCTTCAGCTACTTTAGTTTGGACTAA
- a CDS encoding NF041680 family putative transposase — protein MIFNELQQFRQTLYASLGNARDALFDLMDAVLVSACIVSFVRLSQSPVFRRQWSSTYEALRDSRLPRSKVLKLLVQQIPTQQQPLLASDASRWNRPAARRLKDRTLSGRTGHAPIAGQNYSTLAWIAEDRGSWALPLRHERITSFETPASKAAFQLKQVTRQLAVRPLAIYDRGYGNASFVNQTAGIEADLLLRVTSNRCVYGAPPAYRGRGAPAKHGHKMKLNDPDTWSVPVETVEVDDPNWGRVRVSRWSAYHFRKSPKRAMEVLRVEVLETQSSTRRLAPLWLVWLGEQMPPLETLWLHYLCRFAIEHWYRFAKQRLYWTHPQFSSVSATEQWSSLMPLLSWQLWLARKDCTDHPLPWQAPQETLTPGRVAQAFAGILAAIGPPAPAPKPRGKSPGRGKGHKPTPRPCYPMVKKRASKRKTSEQSLNSPVATAA, from the coding sequence ATGATTTTCAACGAACTTCAGCAATTTCGCCAAACGTTGTATGCCAGCTTGGGAAACGCCAGAGATGCCCTGTTTGATCTGATGGATGCCGTGTTAGTGAGTGCGTGCATCGTGTCGTTTGTGAGGCTATCGCAGAGTCCTGTCTTTCGTCGCCAGTGGTCGAGCACCTATGAAGCGTTGCGCGATAGCCGCCTACCCCGATCAAAGGTGCTGAAGCTGTTGGTGCAGCAGATACCGACTCAGCAGCAACCGTTGTTGGCAAGTGATGCGAGTCGGTGGAACCGTCCTGCTGCCAGGCGTTTGAAAGACCGCACCTTATCAGGCAGAACAGGACATGCCCCGATAGCCGGACAAAACTACAGTACCTTAGCCTGGATTGCTGAAGACAGGGGCAGTTGGGCATTACCATTGCGGCATGAGCGCATCACCAGCTTTGAAACACCCGCCAGTAAAGCGGCATTCCAACTCAAACAAGTGACTCGGCAGTTAGCGGTGCGTCCGTTGGCGATCTACGACCGAGGGTACGGCAATGCCAGTTTTGTCAACCAAACGGCAGGGATTGAGGCAGACTTGCTGCTGCGGGTTACATCCAATCGATGTGTCTATGGCGCGCCCCCAGCGTATCGAGGGCGAGGCGCACCTGCCAAGCATGGACATAAGATGAAACTCAATGACCCTGACACTTGGAGTGTCCCGGTCGAAACCGTTGAAGTCGATGATCCCAACTGGGGACGAGTGCGGGTCAGTCGTTGGAGTGCATACCATTTCCGCAAATCCCCCAAACGGGCAATGGAAGTGTTGCGCGTGGAGGTGCTGGAGACACAGAGCAGCACGCGACGCTTGGCTCCTTTGTGGTTAGTTTGGCTGGGTGAGCAGATGCCTCCGTTAGAAACCCTGTGGTTGCACTACCTCTGTCGCTTTGCCATTGAACACTGGTATCGCTTTGCCAAGCAGAGGCTATATTGGACACATCCCCAGTTCAGTTCTGTATCGGCAACCGAACAGTGGAGCAGCCTGATGCCGTTGCTCAGTTGGCAGTTGTGGTTAGCGCGAAAGGACTGTACTGACCACCCCTTGCCCTGGCAGGCACCGCAAGAAACGTTGACTCCGGGTCGGGTCGCACAAGCGTTTGCAGGCATTTTGGCAGCGATTGGCCCCCCTGCTCCTGCGCCTAAACCTCGTGGTAAATCGCCAGGACGAGGCAAGGGGCACAAGCCAACTCCTCGTCCCTGCTATCCGATGGTCAAAAAACGAGCCTCGAAACGCAAGACATCCGAACAATCCCTGAACAGTCCGGTTGCAACAGCAGCTTAA